One stretch of Gadus macrocephalus chromosome 12, ASM3116895v1 DNA includes these proteins:
- the dio1 gene encoding type I iodothyronine deiodinase, protein MILQKLWIYLSMGCLFFGQILTVFVIRVLYLVWPALAKKLVLKMGEQCTMTQNPKFRFEDWGPSFTTLTSLKIIFNHLWLSLGQEAFVGWEAPDSQVVTLEGNTSTILKHLNGNRPLVLSFGSCTUPPFLFKLDEFKELVKDYRDVADFLVVYIAEAHATDGWAFGNNVEIKRHQTLGDRLVAAQTLVDLEPGCPVVVDDMSDVTACKYGSLPERLYVLQAGKVVYKGSKGPWGYYPSEVRTFLEKMN, encoded by the exons ATGATTTTACAAAAACTGTGGATTTATCTCTCCATGGGATGTCTTTTCTTTGGCCAGATTTTAACAGTTTTCGTCATTCGCGTTCTTTATTTGGTTTGGCCAGCTCTGGCCAAAAAACTTGTGCTTAAAATGGGCGAGCAGTGCACCATGACCCAAAATCCCAAATTCAGGTTTGAAGATTGGGGTCCTTCGTTTACGACGTTAACCTCCCTCAAAATTATATTCAATCACCTTTGGCTCTCTCTTGGTCAAGAAGCTTTTGTGGGTTGGGAGGCACCAGACTCACAGGTTGTTACTTTGGAGGGCAATACATCAACCATACTGAAGCACTTGAATG GGAACAGACCACTTGTTCTGAGTTTCGGAAGTTGTACCTGACCCCCATTTCTGTTCAAACTTGATGAGTTCAAGGAACTTGTCAAGGACTACAGAGATGTGGCAGACTTCCTAGTTGTCTACATCGCTGAAGCTCACGCGACTG ACGGTTGGGCATTCGGTAACAACGTGGAAATCAAGCGACACCAGACGCTGGGCGACAGGTTGGTGGCTGCCCAGACTCTAGTGGACCTTGAGCCAGGCTGTCCGGTGGTGGTGGACGACATGAGCGACGTCACCGCCTGCAAGTACGGCTCTCTCCCCGAGAGGCTGTATGTACTGCAGGCCGGCAAGGTGGTCTATAAG GGCAGTAAAGGACCTTGGGGATACTACCCGTCTGAGGTTCGAACCTTCCTGGAGAAGAtgaattag